A genomic stretch from Neodiprion fabricii isolate iyNeoFabr1 chromosome 3, iyNeoFabr1.1, whole genome shotgun sequence includes:
- the LOC124178933 gene encoding agrin: MRFQYIVGAFLLLFCCLHDYVAEGATNCPRICPPSGEPVCGSDDVIYASQCDMRKKMCGKGVTVSKEKSACLRSSGSKCEHRCPGDSDAVCGTDGRTYLNKCMLRVEICRVGIELSHLGPCNNISAHRENCPVSCDLAPLDGPICGSDGNVYKSTCQMKLLTCGQGVVRTNKKHCQTTRHCRESCWRGAKPACGSDGILYSNTCKMRAKNCGKHVFEVPMSFCVSRERTAGGNLPTTCPLDCNNEPETPVCGSDGGIYRNECEMQMLNCGQSRRKVTKADFEKCRPRLNKCMKQQQRCVDEDDPVCGSDANTYPNQCRLNVAICLKGIQLAHVGQCTALKEVENCPEDCSEVVEEPVCGSDGNVYRSTCHLRRDTCGQRVVPVPAQHCPTTALCNQVCEGDRQFVCGSDNKLYRNECEMKRDNCGKHVYVVPMKRCLQGFSFRGCQKICPPYYDPVCGTDGMTYSNECFLEIENCRSRSLVTKKYHGVCGQPTEEPKNYLY; encoded by the exons ATGCGGTTCCAGTACATCGTCGGGGCATTCCTGCTGCTCTTCTGCTGTTTACATG ATTACGTAGCGGAAGGTGCGACGAATTGTCCCAGAATATGTCCGCCGAGCGGAGAACCGGTATGTGGAAGCGACGATGTCATTTATGCCTCCCAGTGCGACATGCGGAAAAAAATGTGCGGCAAAG GGGTGACCGTTTCCAAGGAGAAATCAGCCTGTCTGAGGTCTTCCGGTAGCAAATGCGAGCATCGTTGTCCGGGCGATTCGGACGCAGTTTGCGGCACCGACGGGCGTACCTACTTGAACAAGTGCATGTTGCGGGTCGAGATATGCAGAGTTGGGATCGAGCTTTCGCACTTGGGTCCATGCAACAACATCTCGGCACACAGGGAGAATTGCCCAGTATCCTGTGACCTGGCGCCACTGGACGGGCCGATTTGCGGCAGCGATGGAAACGTCTACAAGTCTACGTGCCAGATGAAACTCCTCACCTGCGG ACAAGGTGTCGTGCGAACGAACAAAAAACACTGTCAAACTACACGGCACTGTAGAGAATCCTGCTGGAGAGGTGCCAAACCAGCTTGTGGAAGCGACGGAATTCTCTACTCGAACACTTGCAAAATGCGGGCGAAAAATTGCGG CAAACACGTGTTCGAGGTGCCAATGTCATTCTGTGTGTCTCGGGAACGGACAGCCGGTGGAAATTTGCCCACAACGTGCCCGTTGGACTGCAATAACGAACCGGAAACACCCGTCTGCGGATCGGACGGAGGCATATATCGGAATGAATGCGAGATGCAGATGCTGAATTGCGG ACAATCTAGAAGAAAGGTGACCAAGGCGGACTTCGAGAAGTGTCGACCACGGTTAAACAAGTGTATGAAACAACAGCAGAGGTGCGTCGATGAGGATGACCCAGTTTGCGGCAGTGACGCCAACACATATCCAAACCAGTGTCGACTCAACGTCGCGATTTGCCT GAAAGGAATCCAGCTGGCTCACGTCGGACAGTGCACAGCCTTGAAGGAAGTGGAAAATTGCCCGGAAGACTGCAGCGAAGTTGTAGAGGAGCCCGTTTGTGGAAGCGACGGCAATGTTTATAG ATCAACGTGCCATTTGCGGCGAGACACTTGCGGTCAACGTGTCGTTCCAGTCCCTGCTCAACACTGCCCCACAACGGCGCTGTGCAATCAAGTTTGCGAAGGAGACCGGCAATTCGTGTGCGGCTCGGATAACAAGCTTTACAGGAACGAGTGTGAGATGAAACGGGATAATTGCGG GAAGCACGTCTACGTCGTGCCGATGAAACGGTGCCTTCAAGGATTTTCTTTTCGTGGATGCCAAAAAATCTGCCCCCCTTACTACGATCCTGTCTGCGGCACTGACGGCATGACCTACAGCAACGAGTGCTTCCTAGAGATTGAAAATTGCCGCAGTCGAAGTCTCGTCACGAAAAAGTACCACGGTGTATGCGGCCAGCCCACCGAGGAGCCAAAAAATTATCTGTACTAG